From Salinirubellus salinus, the proteins below share one genomic window:
- the gltB gene encoding glutamate synthase large subunit has protein sequence MKERKDTFASGAGLADPEDYRGSCGVGVVFDLDGGAGHDVVADGLELLENLEHRGTTGAEENTGDGAGIMLQIPHAFFEVEVEADLPPAREYAVGSLFLPKDEDASAHLVDLFESELAERGLEVLEWRDVPTDAAGADLGDTARESEPRVAQAFVVPEGTLDAKAFDRALYVARRAVENRIERDRPDGAERFYVCSLDRKTVVYKGLLKADQLTAYFPELADERFGSNFAMVHARFSTNTLGAWHLAHPYRRIIHNGEFNTIQGNINWMRARETDIAHPDFGDEIEEIKPIIDDPEQSDTASVDNALELLMAGGRDLPHALRMLIPEAWRKDANHVSEERQEWYDYHASLVEPWDGPALVAATDGDRIGAVLDRNGLRPCRYDLLKDNTLVMASEAGALDHDPADLVERGRLQPGQLFLADPEEGRIVPDDEVFDDLVDEKYGEWVADQQVDLRDLDDGTDRDPRDAVSSLRAHQAAYGYTYDELDHLLEPMMVDGKDPVGSMGDDTPLSVLSQFNRPLFSYFKQLFAQVTNPPLDYIREECVTSMETRLGHQRNLLDETPEHARQLVCDSPILTDAETAAIKDLDEAGLSTATLDITYDPEETASLEVAVRELRMAATSAAKENEILVLSDRNTGPDRAAIPSLLATGAVHHHLVRNGLRNHVGLVLESGDPRAVHHFATLVGYGAGAVNPYLAYQSIADLVAGEDGADLGAAVDAYVGAVEDGLLKTMAKMGISTVESYRGAQIFEAVGLSSDFVAEYFEGTTARTEGIDIDDVEEDLLNRHEVAFGDDADLERQGEYEHRSSGMFHEWNPQSVGALQQAVRTGDYERYGEFAEMMNEQTENLQTLRGLLEFDSDRDPVDIDEVESIESIVTRFSTAAMSLGSLSPEAHENNSIAMNRIGGKSNTGEGGEPPERFGTEKECNVKQVASGRFGVTSNYLTNADELQIKMAQGSKPGEGGHLPGKKVNEMIAYVRRSTPGVGLISPPPLHDIYSIEDLKQLIHDLKAANPEADINVKLVSEAGIGTIAAGVAKANADVVHISGHSGGTGASPKTSIKNAGLPWELGLAEANQMLCATDLRSRIKVTVDGGMKTGRDVAIGALLGAEEYVFGTAALVTSGCVMARQCHQNTCPVGVATQRENLRERFPGEPEHVINYMTFIAQELREIMAELGFTTVEEMVGQVDVLRQRTNVSQPKAAKLDLSSVLAPLAGEARTKTDPQTHEVDEQLDWEILERAEGAVERNEPTHLDVEIGNEHRAVGATLSHEISKVHGEAGLAPDTLSIDFTGVSGQSFGAFLARGVTMRLVGSGNDYVGKGLSGGKLILETPDSSTLEPEKNIVAGNVSLYGATEGEAYINGMAGERFAVRNSGVKAVVESVGDHGCEYMTGGCVAVLGETGKNFAAGMSGGVAYVLDREEEFVSKVNHEMVSTSRELSEKDRRMLRRLVENHVAYTDSDRGRYILDHWEEEVERFVKVMPDAYAGVIEERPEADVRDDLPTPAYADTAADAEGRGVVSSDD, from the coding sequence ATGAAGGAACGAAAGGACACGTTCGCGAGTGGCGCCGGGCTCGCGGACCCTGAGGACTACCGGGGCTCCTGCGGTGTCGGTGTGGTCTTCGACCTAGACGGCGGTGCCGGGCACGACGTGGTAGCGGACGGCCTCGAACTGCTCGAGAACCTCGAACACCGCGGCACGACGGGGGCCGAGGAGAACACCGGGGACGGCGCGGGCATCATGCTCCAGATTCCCCACGCGTTCTTCGAGGTCGAGGTGGAGGCCGACCTCCCACCGGCCCGAGAGTACGCCGTCGGGTCGCTCTTCCTCCCGAAGGACGAGGACGCCTCGGCACACCTCGTCGACCTGTTCGAGTCGGAACTGGCCGAGCGTGGCCTTGAGGTGCTCGAGTGGCGCGACGTGCCCACCGACGCCGCGGGCGCCGACCTCGGTGACACCGCACGGGAGTCCGAACCCCGCGTCGCGCAGGCGTTCGTCGTCCCCGAGGGGACACTCGACGCGAAGGCGTTCGACCGAGCGCTCTACGTGGCCCGTCGCGCCGTCGAGAACCGCATCGAGCGCGACCGACCCGACGGCGCCGAGCGGTTCTACGTCTGCTCGCTCGACCGCAAGACGGTCGTCTACAAGGGGCTCCTGAAGGCCGACCAGCTCACCGCGTACTTCCCCGAACTCGCGGACGAGCGCTTCGGGTCGAACTTCGCGATGGTCCACGCACGCTTCTCGACCAACACGCTCGGCGCGTGGCACCTCGCACACCCCTACCGCCGCATCATCCACAACGGCGAGTTCAACACCATCCAGGGGAACATCAACTGGATGCGGGCGCGAGAGACGGACATCGCGCACCCCGACTTCGGCGACGAGATCGAGGAGATAAAGCCCATCATCGACGACCCGGAGCAGTCGGACACCGCGAGCGTCGACAACGCGCTCGAACTGCTGATGGCCGGCGGCCGTGACCTGCCCCACGCGCTCCGGATGCTCATCCCCGAGGCGTGGCGCAAGGACGCCAACCACGTCTCCGAGGAGCGACAGGAGTGGTACGACTACCACGCCTCGCTCGTCGAACCGTGGGACGGCCCGGCGCTCGTCGCCGCCACCGACGGGGACCGCATCGGGGCGGTGCTCGACCGTAACGGCCTCCGACCCTGCCGCTACGACCTCCTGAAGGACAACACGCTCGTGATGGCCAGCGAGGCCGGCGCGCTGGACCACGACCCCGCGGACCTCGTCGAGCGGGGCCGGCTCCAGCCCGGTCAGCTCTTCCTCGCGGACCCGGAGGAGGGCCGCATCGTCCCGGACGACGAGGTGTTCGACGACCTCGTCGACGAGAAGTACGGCGAGTGGGTGGCCGACCAGCAGGTCGACCTCCGCGACCTCGACGACGGCACCGACCGCGACCCGCGCGACGCGGTGTCGAGCCTGCGTGCCCACCAGGCCGCCTACGGCTACACCTACGACGAACTCGACCACCTGCTGGAGCCGATGATGGTCGACGGGAAGGACCCCGTCGGCTCGATGGGCGACGACACGCCGCTGTCGGTCCTCTCGCAGTTCAACCGCCCGCTGTTCTCCTACTTCAAGCAGCTGTTCGCGCAGGTGACGAACCCGCCGCTCGACTACATCCGTGAGGAGTGTGTCACCTCGATGGAGACGCGGCTGGGCCACCAGCGGAACCTGCTGGACGAGACGCCGGAGCACGCCCGACAGCTCGTCTGTGACTCGCCTATCCTGACGGACGCCGAGACGGCCGCCATCAAGGACCTCGACGAAGCGGGCCTCTCGACGGCGACGCTCGACATCACCTACGACCCCGAGGAGACGGCCTCGCTGGAGGTGGCGGTCCGCGAACTCCGGATGGCCGCCACGAGCGCCGCGAAGGAGAACGAGATCCTCGTCCTCTCGGACCGGAACACCGGTCCGGACCGGGCCGCCATCCCGTCGCTCCTGGCGACCGGCGCGGTCCACCACCACCTCGTCCGCAACGGCCTGCGCAACCACGTCGGGCTCGTGCTCGAGTCGGGCGACCCGCGGGCGGTCCACCACTTCGCCACGCTGGTCGGCTACGGTGCCGGCGCGGTGAACCCATACCTCGCCTACCAGTCCATCGCTGACCTCGTGGCCGGCGAGGACGGCGCGGACCTCGGCGCGGCTGTCGACGCCTACGTCGGCGCCGTCGAGGACGGCCTGCTGAAGACGATGGCGAAGATGGGTATCTCGACCGTCGAGTCCTACCGCGGTGCCCAGATCTTCGAGGCGGTCGGGCTCTCCTCGGACTTCGTCGCCGAGTACTTCGAGGGCACGACCGCCCGCACGGAGGGCATCGACATCGACGACGTGGAGGAGGACCTGCTGAACCGCCACGAGGTGGCGTTCGGCGACGACGCCGACCTCGAACGGCAGGGCGAGTACGAGCACCGCTCGTCGGGGATGTTCCACGAGTGGAACCCGCAGTCCGTCGGCGCGCTCCAGCAGGCCGTCCGCACCGGCGACTACGAGCGCTACGGCGAGTTCGCGGAGATGATGAACGAGCAGACGGAGAACCTCCAGACGCTCCGTGGGCTGCTCGAGTTCGACTCCGACCGCGACCCGGTGGACATCGACGAGGTGGAGTCCATCGAGTCCATCGTGACGCGGTTCTCCACCGCGGCGATGAGTCTGGGGAGCCTCTCGCCCGAGGCCCACGAGAACAACTCCATCGCCATGAACCGCATCGGCGGCAAGTCGAACACCGGCGAGGGTGGCGAACCGCCGGAGCGGTTCGGCACCGAGAAAGAGTGCAACGTCAAGCAGGTCGCTTCCGGCCGGTTCGGCGTCACGTCGAACTACCTGACGAACGCCGACGAACTGCAGATCAAGATGGCGCAGGGCAGCAAGCCCGGCGAGGGTGGCCACCTGCCCGGGAAGAAGGTGAACGAGATGATCGCCTACGTCCGGCGCTCGACGCCCGGCGTGGGTCTCATCTCGCCGCCGCCGCTGCACGACATCTACTCCATCGAGGACCTGAAACAGCTCATCCACGACCTGAAGGCGGCGAACCCGGAGGCCGACATCAACGTCAAACTCGTGAGCGAGGCCGGTATCGGCACCATCGCCGCGGGTGTGGCGAAGGCCAACGCCGACGTGGTCCACATCTCGGGGCACTCCGGCGGGACCGGTGCGTCGCCCAAGACCAGCATCAAGAACGCGGGGCTGCCGTGGGAGCTCGGCCTCGCCGAGGCGAACCAGATGCTGTGTGCGACGGACCTCCGGTCGCGCATCAAGGTGACCGTCGACGGCGGGATGAAGACGGGCCGAGACGTGGCCATCGGCGCCCTGCTCGGGGCCGAGGAGTACGTCTTCGGCACGGCGGCGCTCGTCACCTCCGGCTGCGTGATGGCGCGCCAGTGCCACCAGAACACCTGTCCGGTCGGCGTCGCCACGCAGCGCGAGAACCTCCGCGAGCGGTTCCCCGGTGAACCGGAGCACGTCATCAACTACATGACGTTCATCGCGCAGGAGCTCCGCGAGATCATGGCGGAACTCGGTTTCACCACCGTCGAGGAGATGGTGGGGCAGGTGGACGTCCTGCGACAGCGGACGAACGTGAGCCAGCCGAAGGCGGCGAAGCTCGACCTGTCCTCGGTACTCGCGCCGCTCGCGGGCGAGGCCCGGACGAAGACGGACCCGCAGACCCACGAGGTGGACGAACAGCTCGACTGGGAGATACTCGAGCGGGCGGAGGGGGCCGTCGAGCGCAACGAGCCGACCCACCTCGACGTGGAGATCGGGAACGAGCACCGCGCCGTCGGGGCGACGCTCTCACACGAGATCTCGAAGGTCCACGGCGAGGCCGGCCTCGCGCCCGACACGCTCAGCATCGACTTCACGGGCGTCTCGGGCCAGTCGTTCGGTGCGTTCCTCGCTCGCGGCGTGACGATGCGGCTCGTCGGCTCCGGCAACGACTACGTCGGCAAGGGGCTCTCGGGTGGGAAACTCATCCTCGAGACGCCCGACAGCTCGACGCTCGAACCGGAGAAGAACATCGTCGCCGGCAACGTCTCGCTCTACGGTGCGACGGAGGGCGAAGCGTACATCAACGGGATGGCCGGCGAGCGCTTCGCCGTCCGCAACAGCGGCGTGAAGGCCGTCGTCGAGTCCGTCGGGGACCACGGGTGTGAGTACATGACCGGCGGCTGTGTCGCGGTGCTGGGCGAGACGGGCAAGAACTTCGCGGCCGGGATGTCCGGCGGCGTCGCCTACGTCCTCGACCGCGAGGAGGAGTTCGTCTCGAAGGTGAACCACGAGATGGTCTCCACCTCGAGGGAACTCTCCGAGAAGGACCGGCGGATGCTCCGCCGGCTGGTGGAGAACCACGTCGCCTACACCGACTCCGACCGTGGACGGTACATCCTCGACCACTGGGAGGAGGAGGTAGAGCGGTTCGTGAAGGTGATGCCCGACGCCTACGCGGGCGTCATCGAGGAGCGTCCCGAGGCGGACGTGCGCGACGACCTGCCGACGCCAGCGTACGCCGACACCGCCGCCGACGCGGAGGGGCGTGGCGTCGTGTCGAGCGACGACTGA
- a CDS encoding SPFH domain-containing protein: protein MLIPLQGAAFALPIVALVILAIAIVAVYQSVEIVNAYEKRALTVFGEYRRLLEPGISFIPPFVSRTYAFDMRTQTLDVPRQEAITRDNSPVTADAVVYIKVMDAKKAFLEVDDYKRAVSNLAQTTLRAVLGDMELDDTLNKRGEINARIRRELDEPTDEWGVRVESVEVREVNPSQDVQQAMEQQTSAERRRRAMILEAQGERRSAIETAEGDKQSNIIRAQGEKQSQILEAQGDAISTVLRAKSAEAMGERAIIDKGMETLADIGQSESTTFVLPQELTSLVGRYGKHLTGSDVSTAQEMLESADFDEETRELIGLDDIEEILGQIDEEAEIDTEAMEKEAEAIKSGADPTNIKSADEVIQEMDEEIPEADIPEADGDGTVSEPDDDGAGAETEKEPEPE from the coding sequence ATGCTAATCCCGTTGCAGGGAGCCGCGTTCGCCCTCCCCATCGTGGCACTGGTGATACTGGCCATCGCCATCGTGGCGGTGTACCAGTCGGTCGAGATCGTCAACGCGTACGAGAAGCGCGCACTGACGGTGTTCGGCGAGTACCGCCGACTGCTGGAGCCGGGTATCAGTTTCATCCCGCCGTTCGTCTCCCGCACCTACGCGTTCGACATGCGGACCCAGACGCTCGACGTCCCCCGCCAGGAGGCCATCACGCGGGACAACTCGCCCGTCACCGCCGACGCCGTCGTCTACATCAAGGTGATGGACGCGAAGAAGGCGTTCCTCGAGGTCGACGACTACAAGCGTGCGGTCTCGAACCTCGCACAGACCACGCTCCGTGCCGTGCTGGGCGACATGGAACTCGACGACACGCTGAACAAGCGTGGCGAGATCAACGCCCGCATCCGGCGCGAGCTCGACGAACCCACCGACGAGTGGGGAGTCCGCGTCGAGAGTGTCGAGGTCCGCGAGGTCAACCCCTCGCAGGACGTCCAGCAGGCGATGGAGCAGCAGACCTCCGCCGAGCGCCGTCGCCGTGCCATGATCCTCGAGGCGCAGGGTGAGCGCCGCTCGGCCATCGAGACGGCCGAGGGTGACAAGCAGTCGAACATCATCCGCGCACAGGGTGAGAAGCAGAGTCAGATCCTCGAGGCGCAGGGTGACGCCATCTCGACCGTGCTCCGCGCGAAGTCCGCGGAGGCGATGGGCGAGCGTGCCATCATCGACAAGGGGATGGAGACGCTCGCGGACATCGGACAGTCCGAGTCGACGACGTTCGTCCTGCCGCAGGAGCTCACGTCGCTCGTCGGGCGCTACGGCAAGCACCTGACTGGGAGCGACGTCTCCACGGCCCAGGAGATGCTCGAGAGCGCCGACTTCGACGAGGAGACGCGCGAACTCATCGGCCTGGACGACATCGAGGAGATCCTCGGTCAGATCGACGAGGAGGCCGAGATCGACACGGAGGCGATGGAGAAGGAGGCGGAAGCCATCAAGTCGGGCGCGGACCCGACGAACATCAAGTCCGCCGACGAGGTCATCCAGGAGATGGACGAGGAGATCCCCGAGGCCGACATCCCGGAGGCGGACGGCGACGGCACGGTGAGCGAACCGGACGACGACGGGGCCGGAGCGGAGACGGAGAAGGAACCCGAGCCGGAGTGA
- a CDS encoding winged helix-turn-helix transcriptional regulator, whose protein sequence is MSEESGVDESKRATLRRFAALGAATPLTRLSGDGDRASASADSDSDVPDAVLGYLAATPGAHFSKLRDDLKLGTGETQYHLRRLEERGAVEVARDGDYKRFFLAGRFSEFEKRALGYLRRDTARGMLVALLQDPDVTGAALAERLGVSRPTVSKYAAELESAGLLSRDGGYAVERPETLLMLVVRFADSFDTAAVELASVADSLVRYGHE, encoded by the coding sequence ATGAGCGAGGAGTCCGGGGTGGACGAGTCCAAGCGGGCCACCCTCCGTCGGTTCGCCGCCTTAGGCGCCGCGACGCCGCTCACTCGGCTCTCCGGTGACGGCGACCGGGCGAGCGCGAGCGCCGACTCGGACTCCGACGTGCCCGACGCCGTGCTGGGCTACCTCGCGGCGACGCCGGGTGCACACTTCTCGAAGCTCCGCGACGACCTCAAGCTCGGCACCGGCGAGACGCAGTACCACCTCCGGCGCCTCGAGGAGCGCGGAGCCGTCGAGGTGGCCCGCGACGGCGACTACAAGCGGTTCTTCCTCGCCGGCCGCTTCTCCGAGTTCGAGAAGCGCGCGCTCGGCTACCTGCGGCGCGACACCGCCCGTGGGATGCTGGTGGCGCTCCTGCAGGACCCCGACGTGACGGGCGCGGCGCTGGCCGAGCGCCTCGGCGTCTCGCGGCCCACGGTCTCGAAGTACGCCGCCGAGCTGGAGTCGGCCGGCCTGCTCTCGCGCGACGGGGGATACGCCGTCGAGCGCCCGGAGACGCTGTTGATGCTGGTGGTCCGGTTCGCCGACTCGTTCGACACGGCGGCGGTCGAACTGGCGTCCGTGGCTGACTCGCTGGTACGGTACGGCCACGAGTAA
- a CDS encoding NAD-dependent epimerase/dehydratase family protein encodes MESFVTGGTGFIGNTLTRRLVDAGDDVTVLVRSRGKANRVLGDLDVRVVVGDVTDVAGFAGELDGVDRVFHTAAYFREYYGPGEHWDRLRAVNVDGTRDMLAAADAAGVDAFVHVSSSGTIGREPDRSPGDESTPPAPVSWENAYFRSKLLADATIEGYLAGSDGRMRVVTVCPSIVVGPGDHSGTPGTELVREALTGDLPATFDGGSDFVDVRDVVDGMVRAAEQGAAGDRYVLSAEYVALPEFAERVAALGGREPPRLLPYPAIYLAAIAAEKWAEVTGSETLLTRPGVGFLRARLAVDATRAREELGVEFRPLSETLRDTAEWLVAEGYAPGVDLAPAETGTRISIRP; translated from the coding sequence ATGGAATCGTTCGTGACCGGCGGGACCGGGTTCATCGGGAACACGCTCACCCGCCGACTGGTCGACGCGGGCGACGACGTGACCGTCCTCGTCCGCTCGCGCGGGAAGGCCAATCGGGTACTGGGTGACCTCGACGTCCGCGTCGTCGTGGGCGACGTGACCGACGTGGCCGGGTTCGCCGGCGAACTCGACGGCGTCGACCGGGTGTTCCACACCGCGGCGTACTTCCGCGAGTACTACGGGCCGGGCGAGCACTGGGACCGCCTCCGGGCGGTGAACGTCGACGGGACCCGGGACATGCTGGCGGCGGCGGACGCGGCGGGTGTCGACGCCTTCGTCCACGTCAGCTCCAGCGGCACCATCGGGCGCGAGCCCGACCGGTCACCGGGCGACGAGTCGACGCCGCCGGCTCCCGTCTCGTGGGAGAACGCCTACTTCCGGAGCAAACTGCTGGCCGACGCGACGATCGAGGGGTACCTCGCCGGGAGCGACGGCCGGATGCGCGTCGTGACGGTGTGCCCGAGCATCGTCGTCGGGCCGGGCGATCACTCCGGGACGCCCGGTACCGAACTCGTCCGCGAGGCGCTCACCGGCGACCTGCCGGCGACGTTCGACGGCGGGAGCGACTTCGTCGACGTGCGCGACGTGGTCGACGGGATGGTCCGTGCGGCCGAACAGGGCGCCGCGGGCGACCGGTACGTCCTGAGCGCCGAGTACGTCGCCCTCCCCGAGTTCGCCGAGCGTGTGGCCGCGCTCGGGGGTCGTGAACCCCCGCGACTCCTCCCCTACCCGGCCATCTACCTCGCCGCGATAGCGGCGGAGAAGTGGGCCGAGGTGACCGGGTCGGAGACGCTACTCACCCGTCCCGGCGTCGGGTTCCTCCGAGCGCGACTGGCCGTCGACGCGACGAGGGCCCGCGAGGAACTGGGCGTCGAGTTCAGGCCGCTCTCGGAGACGCTCCGGGACACCGCCGAGTGGCTGGTGGCGGAGGGCTACGCGCCCGGCGTCGACCTCGCGCCGGCGGAGACCGGGACCAGGATCTCGATCCGTCCCTAG
- a CDS encoding DUF7123 family protein, translated as MSATTAAPTTDLTDKQERILNYLREKGVTKTYFKSRLIGEALGLSAKEVGSNMTAICEGNFDVEVEKWGYSSGTTWKVTV; from the coding sequence ATGAGCGCGACCACGGCGGCACCGACCACCGACCTCACCGACAAGCAAGAGCGCATCCTGAACTACCTGCGCGAGAAGGGCGTCACGAAGACGTACTTCAAGTCCCGGCTCATCGGCGAGGCGCTCGGGCTCTCGGCGAAGGAGGTGGGGTCCAACATGACCGCCATCTGTGAGGGGAACTTCGACGTTGAGGTGGAGAAGTGGGGCTACTCCTCCGGCACGACCTGGAAGGTCACGGTCTAG
- a CDS encoding NAD(P)-dependent glycerol-1-phosphate dehydrogenase has translation MFEKSSWIRLPRNVVVGHGVLDETVAAVEGLYLDGRPLVVTSPTPKAIAADRVADLFAEAGFDPAMVVVEEASFAEVQRVIDRAREEDAGFLVGVGGGKPIDLAKMAADELGQALVSVPTAASHDGIVSGRGSVPEKDTRHSVAADPPVAVVADTEVLAEAPWRLTTAGCADIISNYTAVKDWQLAHRLKNVEYSEYAGALSQMTAEMLVGSAGSIKRGLEESAWIVVKALVSSGVAMSIAGSSRPASGAEHLISHQLDRIAPGTALHGHQVGVASVLTEYLHSGADGEWKQVRDALQSLGAPTTAAELGHDPEDIVEAATTAHTIRDRYTILGDGLSREAAMEAATVTGIIG, from the coding sequence ATGTTCGAGAAGTCCTCGTGGATACGGCTGCCGCGGAACGTGGTCGTGGGCCACGGCGTCCTCGACGAGACGGTCGCGGCCGTCGAGGGACTCTACCTCGACGGCCGGCCGCTGGTCGTCACCTCGCCGACGCCGAAGGCCATCGCGGCCGACCGGGTGGCCGACCTGTTCGCCGAGGCGGGGTTCGACCCCGCGATGGTCGTGGTGGAGGAGGCGTCGTTCGCAGAGGTCCAGCGCGTCATCGACCGGGCACGCGAGGAGGACGCCGGCTTCCTCGTCGGCGTCGGTGGCGGCAAACCCATCGACCTCGCGAAGATGGCCGCCGACGAACTCGGGCAGGCGCTCGTCTCGGTCCCGACCGCCGCCAGTCACGACGGCATCGTCTCCGGGCGCGGGTCGGTCCCCGAGAAGGACACCCGACACTCCGTCGCCGCCGACCCGCCGGTCGCCGTCGTCGCCGACACGGAGGTGCTCGCGGAGGCCCCGTGGCGACTCACCACGGCTGGCTGTGCGGACATCATCTCCAACTACACCGCGGTGAAGGACTGGCAACTCGCCCACCGCCTGAAGAACGTCGAGTACAGCGAGTACGCCGGTGCGCTCAGCCAGATGACCGCCGAGATGCTCGTCGGGAGCGCCGGCTCGATCAAGCGGGGGCTCGAGGAGTCGGCGTGGATCGTCGTGAAGGCGCTCGTCTCCTCTGGCGTCGCGATGTCCATCGCCGGCTCCTCGCGGCCCGCCAGCGGCGCCGAGCACCTCATCTCCCACCAGCTCGACCGTATCGCCCCCGGCACCGCCCTCCACGGCCACCAGGTCGGGGTCGCCTCGGTGCTGACCGAGTACCTCCACTCCGGCGCGGACGGCGAGTGGAAGCAGGTCCGCGACGCCCTGCAGAGCCTCGGCGCGCCGACGACGGCCGCGGAACTGGGCCACGACCCCGAGGACATCGTGGAGGCGGCGACGACCGCCCACACCATCCGTGACCGCTACACGATCCTCGGCGACGGCTTGAGTCGGGAGGCGGCGATGGAGGCGGCGACGGTGACCGGTATCATCGGCTGA
- a CDS encoding NAD-dependent epimerase/dehydratase family protein has translation MSHLLCIGGTRFIGRHTVEEFLDHGYEVTLFNRGNHTNPFADDDRVSHTEGDRTSEGELRLAVERADPDVVVDTCAYFPRDVRAATDICGEADVDAYVYVSSGAAYGAERVPKREDETALCDCTTEQATEDSAASYGPRKAEGDRAIFEAAERGVNAMSVRPPVVYGPHDYTERFDYWIDRVLNNDRVVVPGDGTNLWQKVYVEDVASALRIVAEEGEPGEAYNVGDEHAPTLGEWVERIADATDEEVEAVYAGPRELEAGGLELTDFPGYRPAPHLLSLSKLRALGWESTPHEESVPATVAEHRESDRTGREEGPDREAEERVLSILEVM, from the coding sequence ATGTCACACCTGCTCTGCATCGGCGGGACCCGCTTCATCGGCCGGCACACCGTCGAGGAGTTCCTCGACCACGGCTACGAGGTGACGCTGTTCAACCGCGGGAACCACACGAACCCGTTCGCCGACGACGACCGGGTGAGCCACACCGAGGGTGACCGGACCAGCGAGGGCGAACTCCGCCTGGCCGTGGAGCGCGCCGACCCGGACGTGGTCGTCGACACCTGCGCGTACTTCCCGCGGGACGTTCGCGCTGCCACGGACATCTGCGGCGAGGCCGACGTGGACGCCTACGTCTACGTCTCCTCCGGTGCGGCCTACGGAGCCGAGCGGGTTCCGAAGCGCGAGGACGAGACCGCCCTCTGCGACTGTACGACCGAGCAGGCCACCGAGGACTCCGCGGCGAGCTACGGGCCCCGGAAGGCGGAGGGTGACCGCGCCATCTTCGAGGCGGCCGAGCGCGGCGTGAACGCGATGAGCGTCCGCCCGCCCGTGGTCTACGGGCCGCACGACTACACCGAACGATTCGACTACTGGATCGACCGGGTGCTGAACAACGACCGCGTCGTCGTCCCTGGTGACGGCACCAACCTCTGGCAGAAGGTGTACGTCGAGGACGTGGCGAGCGCGCTCCGAATCGTCGCAGAGGAGGGTGAACCCGGCGAGGCCTACAACGTCGGCGACGAGCACGCCCCGACCCTCGGCGAGTGGGTCGAGCGTATCGCCGACGCCACCGACGAGGAGGTGGAGGCGGTGTACGCTGGGCCGCGCGAACTGGAGGCCGGCGGGCTCGAACTCACCGACTTCCCCGGCTACCGGCCGGCGCCGCACCTGCTCTCGCTCTCGAAGCTCCGGGCGCTCGGGTGGGAGTCGACCCCCCACGAGGAGTCGGTCCCGGCGACCGTCGCCGAGCACCGCGAGTCGGACCGGACCGGGCGCGAGGAGGGCCCGGACCGGGAGGCCGAGGAGCGCGTGCTCTCGATCCTGGAGGTGATGTAG
- a CDS encoding MBL fold metallo-hydrolase, which produces MTAIRLLRHATLLVEYADTTLLIDPMLAEAGTAPPIQNSPNDRRNPLVDLPGDVDPDDLAFDALLVTHLHDDHLDDAAKERLAGHGGPTLCQPEDADELRETAFEDVRPVEEALELGDVTVTRTPARHGHGALAEAMAPVSGFVLEAPDEPTLYHAGDTVWYEGVAETLERFDPDVVVANAGAAQFTEGRPITMTAEDVVAICEATDARVVADHLDAINHCLQTRADLRAALSEAGVAERVAIPEDGETVTL; this is translated from the coding sequence ATGACCGCAATTCGACTCCTGCGACACGCGACCCTGCTGGTCGAGTACGCCGACACGACCCTGCTAATCGACCCGATGCTCGCCGAGGCGGGCACGGCGCCGCCCATCCAGAACTCACCGAACGACCGGCGGAACCCGCTGGTCGACCTGCCGGGGGACGTCGATCCGGACGACCTCGCGTTCGACGCGCTGCTCGTGACACACCTCCACGACGACCACCTCGACGACGCCGCGAAGGAACGGCTGGCGGGCCACGGCGGGCCGACGCTCTGCCAGCCGGAGGACGCCGACGAACTCCGCGAGACGGCGTTCGAGGACGTCCGTCCGGTCGAGGAGGCGCTCGAACTCGGGGACGTGACGGTCACCCGCACGCCCGCACGGCACGGCCACGGTGCCCTCGCGGAAGCGATGGCTCCCGTCTCGGGGTTCGTCCTCGAGGCGCCCGACGAGCCGACGCTCTACCACGCGGGCGACACGGTGTGGTACGAGGGCGTCGCGGAGACGCTGGAGCGGTTCGACCCGGACGTCGTCGTCGCGAACGCCGGCGCCGCGCAGTTCACCGAGGGCCGACCCATCACGATGACCGCCGAGGACGTGGTGGCCATCTGTGAGGCGACCGACGCACGCGTCGTCGCCGACCACCTGGACGCCATCAACCACTGTCTGCAGACCCGCGCGGACCTGCGCGCGGCGCTCTCGGAGGCTGGCGTCGCCGAGCGCGTCGCGATACCCGAGGACGGCGAGACGGTGACCCTGTAG